From a single Anomaloglossus baeobatrachus isolate aAnoBae1 chromosome 4, aAnoBae1.hap1, whole genome shotgun sequence genomic region:
- the DNASE2 gene encoding deoxyribonuclease-2-alpha has translation MALQLLMSLLLPGLCSAAISCYGDHGQPVDWFIVYKLPKLDHTPGAGTKYMYQDSNSGGWVQGASFMNDTECAVGRTLSQLYQSSASKNAAYVLYNDQPPKVVCNAIRGHTKGVVLLDREQGFWLIHSTPHFPPSSSQKYDWPSNAYHNGQSFICVTYPYAQFRDIGTQLMYNTITPYDSSIPDPFCSDFPDLKSAAMKKQVTKPPWNRQITLTSSGGKQFTSFAKHARFGDDLYSGWVSLVLKSDLCVQFWLNSRGILPSNCSLSYHTYDVQDISFGSAIGYSSHLDHSKWCVTWADSPGWACIGDMNRDNEEMQRGGGTLCTSDPMIWKSFKILVSNYSKCN, from the exons ATGGCTCTTCAGCTCTTGATGAGCCTCCTCCTGCCCGGTCTCTGCTCTGCGGCCATCTCCTGCTATGGGGACCATGGACAACCTGTGGACTG GTTCATTGTTTACAAGTTGCCTAAATTAGATCACACCCCTGGGGCCGGCACAAAATACATGTACCAGGACAGTAACAGCGGGGGATGGGTGCAGGGGGCCTCATTCATGAATGACACCGAATGCGCAGTGGGAAGAACGCTCAGTCAGCTCTATCAATCTTCTGCTTCCAAG AACGCGGCTTATGTGCTGTACAACGATCAGCCCCCAAAGGTGGTGTGTAATGCAATCCGCGGCCACACCAAAG GTGTAGTTCTCCTCGACAGAGAACAGGGCTTCTGGCTGATCCACAGCACTCCTCACTTCCCGCCATCCAGTTCCCAAAAGTACGACTGGCCCTCCAATGCCTATCACAACGGTCAGTCCTTCATCTGCGTCACTTACCCATATGCACAGTTCAGAGACATTG GCACCCAGCTCATGTACAACACCATCACCCCTTATGATTCCTCCATTCCCGACCCCTTCTGTAGTGACTTTCCTGACTTGAAGTCTGCAGCAATGAAGAAGCAAGTAACCAAACCACCGTGGAACCGGCAAATCACCCTTACCTCATCCGGCGGAAAACAGTTCACTAGTTTTGCCAAACATGCAAGATTTGGAGACG ACCTGTATTCTGGATGGGTTTCTTTGGTGCTGAAGTCGGACCTGTGTGTGCAGTTCTGGCTGAATTCTCGAGGTATTCTCCCATCTAATTGCTCTCTGTCCTATCACACATACGACGTTCAGGACATCTCTTTCGGTTCCGCCATCGGTTACTCGTCTCATCTTGACCACTCTAAGTGGTGTGTGACCTGGGCCGACTCCCCGGGCTGGGCCTGTATTGGTGATATGAACAGGGATAATGAGGAGATGCAGCGAGGAGGGGGAACGTTGTGCACCTCAGACCCCATGATTTGGAAATCTTTTAAAATTTTGGTATCTAATTACAGCAAATGTAACTAA